TGGCGGCTGGCtagcagcgcctccttcgtcccGGTCGCTTGCCTCTTCGAGGGCACCAGCGCGTGGCGTTCCTGCGGGAGGCCTTGGATGTCCTCAGCCCGCCCCCATGAACCAGCCTCAGGCTGTTGTCTGTCCAAATGCTTCACCGCACAGGAGAGAGTGCCGGCGCTGTGGGTCTGCGTACTCGCGGAGGCTTGAGCATagaaggaggcgctcgccgccgccgaagcggtCTCTGGCAAGGCCCCCGCGCTCCCATACCCGCTtggagagaagagactcgCGACGGCCGCTGTCAAGCTATCCAACGCGTGCAACGAGGAGCGAAGCGCGCCGTTGCGTTTGCGGGCTTTCTGCATTTCGCCTCCTCGGTTAGCAGACGAAATTCGAcggccgcttcgctgcgcagAACAAGGCATGGAAGCCTCTGTCGAGGCTCCGCCCGCCTCCATGTAGCCGAGCGGGGccccagcggcgccagcggcggcgcgccccgcTGCGGCCGGTTGTGAAGCTTCGTGCCTCTTTCGTGCGACCTTGGGGACactcgccgcgacgccggaggATGCCGGTCTTCGCTTTACCGACCGCGACACAGGCAAACAGtcctgcgtcgcgtcgccctccggctGCCAGCTCTGGGGCCCCGGcgcccctcgcgcttcgcagcTTCTTTTGCCGCCAGCCCGCatgccttcgcggcgctttcCGCTGCAGCCAGAAACAAGTAAACGCGAGTCTGAGCGAGCAAACGTGCTTGGATGCCGCGACACGCCTCCGCCTGTGAGGTAGGCGTCCTGCGGGGCAGACAGCGGCCtaggagacgccgcgaacaAGCCgtcggtcgcggcggagaccggcACCCCCCCCAGCGGTTGATCATGGAGGAAGCGCAGAGCCGAGAGGATGGCGGACgagacaggcgcaggcgccgaaggaaGGGACGAGGGggcaggagaagaaaagggcTGCGCAGTCGGTTGGCTGGCGAAGGACGCGAGCTTTTCCACACGCtcaggcgcagctcgccacGGATTCAGTgaacgcgtgcgcgccggTTTGAGAGTTCCGCCGATCACGCCggtgtcgtcgtcgccccgaGTGGAGGAGACGGATCCCGAGCCACCGCCTTTGTCTGCATCGAATGAAAGGGCAGCCAGCGACATCGCTGTCCTCTCAGACTCTGGGCATTCCTTTATCTTGTCTTGAGAGGCCCCGGCTTCCGCCTGTTCAGGCGCCTCCTGAGCCTCGGCatccgcaggccgcggagcttCGCTTTCCAGGTCCGCGCTCGtgcggccttctctctgGGCATGCAACGCTTTTACGCACGCTCcttccgcctgcggctgctcgcGGTTTAGATCATGTTCAGCGTCTTCACCTGACCCGCCCGCCAGCTGGGCTGCCGCCTCTTGCTCGCCACCGGCAGACGTGCCCGGTGCTCGCACgagcttcttccgcctctgcgcctcgcgttcCCTCGACGTCTTTCCGCCTTCCGTGGCCTCGTCGGAGGAGACAAGGgacgtctgcgtcgcggcgtcgaccgcggcccctcgcgcctcctgaggcggcggaggcagaagcagctgcggtgCCTCCTGCTCAATCACAGTGAAACAGTCGTACAGCGACAGGCCCAACAGGTAGCCCGTCAGCTGCAGATCGTTTGGCTCAAAATGGCGCGTTGCGGCGCGACTTCCCACGCCAGACACACCTGCTGGCGACCCACTgacgcctccgcttcctcctccaggCAGTTCGCTGCCAGGCGTATGTACGCTAGAAACAGCGGGGGCACAGCCTGCTGCTGTGAACCAGGAAGCTCCGCCACTGGATGCGGGTGGCGGCTGCCTTGCCCCGAGGTCGGctccggcgccgaggccgcggtcCATGCTCTCATTCGTtctgtctcgcgccgcgaTTCTGTCGCCCGCAGGGGCcctcgagcgcgacgcggcgccgggcgcctctCGAGAAGGGGATTTGGGAGTTCGTTCTCGTCGCGCGACTGTCGCAACGAAATGAGCCACCtgaggcccgcgcgcgacACCCGCTCTCGCGGCACTAtgggcgtcgcgccgccgcccggaGAAACAAGGGGCCCGCTGTCCCGCCGCCGACTCTTCAGGTTCCTCCACTATCCCTGGAGACAGtccagctgccgcaggcgcgtttCGCCGGCCATCTCGTCCCTCGCAGTCCGACTCGGAGGCTAGCCGCTGCTCGCCCCTGGATTCGGTACCGGCGGATGGAAcatcgaggccgccgccagcgctcgacgccgcgctcctccgcctgactctcttcccttcctctcttccGCGGGTTctacgcggcggccgcggtcctgcaccgccctcgccgctcgccgcgccggtgGGACGGGGTTTCCGCTCTTGCGTCGGCGAAGCGTCACTCTCGCTTAGTGTggctggcggcagcagcgacgccccTCGACCagctcgtcggcgccgcgcggccttcgggcCTCCACTGCTCGCCCGCTTCTCGCGGGATCCGGGGTCCagacgcgacgcgcccgccgaggATGCGgtcgacgccgacgccggagaCGAGGACACGGAaggcgctccagcggctgcgccagccgccgcttcatctgaggcgcttcgcctcccgcgAGACGCCCGGCTGACTGAGGGACAAGGCCCAACGCCCGCCGGGTCCGTcaaggcagcggagaaggccgcTGTGCCGAGACGTCCCTCAGCACCGGAGAGCTCAGCGGACGAGGCCTGGAGAGTCTCTGAAGACCCGGGAACTGCGGAAAGAGGTTGAGATGACGGCGGGGATGTCGACTGCCCCCTGGGCCTGAGAGACTCCGCGGCCGTTGACGgcacgcccgccgcccctgcggccgacgccgaggacgagGGAAACGCAGCGAAAGCATTGCGAGAAATCTGCTCGCGAGAGAGTCCAGGCCTCACAGAAGAAAagccgtcgctcgccgacCAGCAATCGCCTGACGCAGGCGAGTTCGGAGCCAGAGGCCATGTAGTTGAAAGTGCGGGGCCGAAGACTGACGCCTCCAAGGTGTAGCTACACACGATGCCAAGCTCCCGCCCGCAAACCACTCGCCCCGCGCCCTCTTTCGACCTCTCCATCCGGAACGAAGACTCtgtggagagacgcgaggcacACACACCAGCGCGTGACTGTGTATGAGTTCGTGTTGACGGTGGCGCCTGGTACGCGAAGGCCTCCTCAGATCCGGAGGCGAGCACCCCGATGCGAAAGTGATATGCCCCCGCATATCAGCAGATATGGGTGGATGTGCGACCAAGCCTCTTTCCACAGGGACACGAGTTTGTAACGCAGGTGACTCAGGCCTCCGGCGTCTACTGTCGCTAGTACTCACGCGTGTGAACAAGATGCGCCGGAGGTCGCTACACTacgaagaggcgcggcaggcaaGGCGCGACCCTCAGCTCGCAGGCACGCGAAGATGCAGCTGTGTAGGGCGTCCACCCAGGGCACAACTCGTGTTTCATCCTTCTACTGACGTGAATTACTTGTGAAGCGCATGGTGCGTCACTCAGGCAACGGAGGCTGAATGCccgctgcgcgtgtgtcgcgACCGAAGCACCGACCCCTCGCGCGACGCACCTGACCGACAGAACCACGGACAGCGGCTTTCGAGGAGCGCAGGCAAGAGGCCGCTTGTCAGACGCCCTGGGGCGCCCGCCGAAGGCTCCACGGGCTGCTCCTCCGCGTTGCAGTACCTGCGAAgaacgagaaaaaaagcggCGAGAAGACTCCTCGAGGCTCAACGGAGAGGCCACGGAGCGGCCCCCTCTCGCTTGCGTTCGCTTTGTCGTGAGTCGGCCGGCAGCCTGGGGCGCGTCGAGTTCACCTGAAGGCAACTCAGAATGGAAAGTGacgggagacgcgcgagagcgcggcgcgtgtcCGCGTGTTTCGTGACTATGCGTCGCCCGAACCGGGGGTCGCGGCGTGCAGCTGGTGCGCACTGACATGAAGACGTCGAGCTTGGTCGAGTGCGAGTGCAGGTCTAGGAAGAGGAGTGCGCGACTGTCGAGCTGCGCCTGGTgaagcagcgccttcgcgcagaAGATCGCAGGATGCGTCCGCGCGTCCGGCTCCCGCCACACGCGGTTCAGGTCCTGGCCGCtcagcgcgcagcggctgttGCCGGCGACTACGCCGTCGGGGTTCAGCATGGGGACGACAAAGACTCGAAAGTgctcgcggagcgccgcggctcgcggctccGGCCCCAGCAGAAACGACAACAAGCCCTGCAGCAcccagctcgcgccgctctcgcccggATGCAcgcgggcggagacgaagaggaccgGTCGGCACCACGGCGCCaccagcggccgccggcacGACGCGCACAGGGGCACCTCGCgggggagcggcgcgcggcgaggccgcggagacgaagcctcggcagctgcctgcgcgcgtgcggcgggcgccggaggagacggaTGCACGCGGGTCGAGGATGGCGAAGAGGGAAGAAACGACGATGAGACAGGAGCGGAGGACCGGAGACGATACGACGCGGGAGCGGACGAACAcaaagacgaggcgcgaccCCGAAGAGACGCACACGGCAGGCACGAGGCCAACCgtgagcgcgaagaaggaagggaaggcggaggcggagcccGCGATTCGGTGGCTGGGCGctcgcgagagccgcagacaACGCTCGCGCACTCCGCGCGTGGAGACCAGAGACGCACAGCGCAGGCGGGGGGCGACGACAGTGAGGCCCGAAGGGACCCCGCACCCGCTGGCTCGCGGGTCGTGGAAAGGGACGAAGCCTGAGGCACCCCCGCTGGACTGCCCcggggggaggaggacgatgagcgcatgcaggaggCCCGCGTCGGGCTGAGCGCCGCTGAACACGAAAAGCTCGCTGCGCGTCCAGGAGAAGCAAACGATGAAAAAGGAGAGTGACACCTGCCTTGCTCGCCCGGTAGTGCCGAGATGCCCGCCTCCGGGTTGGCTTCCTTCCGCGGTGTGTGTGCGGCACGCAAGCGTTGCGGGACTCTCGTGTCTGGCGCTTCTGCCGCCAGGCGCTTTTCGCTCGCTTGGCCCTGCCTGGGCTCCGGCTCGTTTTCTCGGTACCCAAGACAAATACCCCCGGTCGGTGCCTCCTGATCCCctcccgcggcctctgcctcttctgcgtcctcggctGTGGATTCACGCTCTAGCGCCGTCCCGCCCGCGCATCCAcacccgcgcgcctccgaggCTGACGGGCTCCAATTCGCCTCCGGCTCGCTCGCATCCCTCTCCGTTGCTCGCGACCCGAGACCCGTCGGACTGGGCCTTTCCCACTGCAGTTGGGCTCCAGGCTCCCCCGTCGCCCCGGCTCTCCTGTCGCCTCCCCTTCGAGACGCTTGGCCAGCGCAGCCCGCCTCCGATGGGGCGGCGTCGAACCGCAGAGAACAGAGAGAGCATCTTTCACTGAGTTTCAGGGGGCGCCCGAGAGGAGAGGACAgagcggagcgaggcgaaagcggcgcctcgcgcgcgcgctcccATGGGTAgtctgcgggcggcgaaggagacagcgcgtCCAAGAGCGACCGACGGCTGTCCGGCGCAGGCGtagcgagagcgagccggGGCTCGCTGCCGTCTACATCTCCGTGTGCCTGCAGGTGTAGGAATGGGCACGTGTTGGCCTGCTCAACTCCATCCGctgtgcctctgcgcggcgccgcttcaaCGGGGTCTTCCGCGCGCACAGACAACGACGcacgcgaccgccgcgcccgcggggagCACCCCCGATGAagcagcgaagccgcgacgTGATAGTCCAAGCCCTGTTTGCGGCCATCGAAGCAAAGCGACCGAGGGTCTCCGTCGAGCGCGCGCCACCGCTGACGCCCCGGCGGGCGCTGTCGCGTGGCAGCTGCACTCGTCTGCGCACCAGAGCGTCCCGGCCCGCACTCTGAAGCAGCGCGCCAAAGTCGAGAGGGACTCAGCCgaccgtcgcgccgccgcccaagggacggcgccggaggcgagaagcgaaTACTCGATCCCGAGAGGGAATCTGGAAGGGGATTCGTGATGCAGAGAACGGGGCACGTGAGACCGCCCGGCGTCGTGCAGAGCGCGTCCTGAACGCACAACTGAGCACACACGAGGAATCCCCACGCCGTTGACAAGCAGGCACCTCGGCGAGACACGGTGGTTGAGAGGCTGAAGACGCGTCAGGAGGCGGAACCCGCGAAGCAGACCGGCGTGCAACCGATGTGCGCAGTGGCGGCGtacccgcgccgcggccggctggCTTTGGATGCACTGAAGGACGTCGAGGAGATGCGAGTAGGTGTACAGACAACCCGAGGCGAAGTACACCGTGTCGTTTGGGCGTTTGAAGGTGAACGTGAACTCCAGCGTGCTGAATCTGGTGCCCGCACCGCCGTGAGTGGCTGCTCCTGTCTCGGATGGGCCTCGGCCTGCTCCGGGGCCTCCTGCTTCCGGAGTCGGAGTCGACGGAGCGACTCCGACTCCGACCGAGCCCGAACGCTGgagaaggcccgcgccgacgccagGAGCGAGGGAGCCAGGCGACGGGCTTCCACGTCGTCCCGTAGACGCAGTCAGCGCAGGCGGTGCCCCCGCACACTGGAGATAAGACGCAAAGGGAaccgccgccgagagcgacgagcgGATTCCGGCCCCAGCGATGTCGGTGCCTTTCAGGTACCAGTTGCGATAGTACTTTACGTTCTCCCCTAGCCGCCTCCAGACCGCTGCGCCGTTGTCTCGCTGCTCGGCGACGGAGAACGTCAGCGGACGCATCCCgtgcgcgaagagcgagtcCGACTTGACGAGGTTCGCGATTTTAAAGCTGCGCCAGAATCAAGCGACATGCAGCGCCACATACAGCGATTCAGCGACCCGTGGGCATGCACATACCGCACGGTGCGCCCTGCAGCAAGGCGCAATAGCCACGAACGCCTCTCTGCTTAAAACTGCAGAtgcagcctcgcgcctgcgtaCAGTCGACGCCGGGTCACACTCCACGTCAGCAAAAAGACTTCTCAGACTTCAGCGTGTTCAGCCTAAAAGTTGCAAACCCGTGCAGCACGTGCGCGACGGACCATCGTGTCGCCCTGGgtcctctcttcgccctcctaCGTGACATGGCATATACTAATTAGGTGCGATGGATTAGAATTTCTATCAGCGctggggcgccgcgcccgcccctcgACCGCACGCACGTGGCTGTGAAGGGGAGGGCGGCGTTGTGGTGCGCCTGCATCGAGACCGAGAAGAAAAACCAAGAGGTCTTCACAGCTCCTGCGTTCGCATCCGGtctgagcagcagcaggtaCTCCGCCTTCTGATGTGCGTTCTGCACGGCGAGCTTCAGGTTCcctgcgcgagcagcgcgacaTGAAAAGACAACTGGAGAGCGTCCGGCCGATGCGACGCCAAGGAGCTATTCGGAGGGAGTGCGCGTGCATGGCGCGCGaacagcgccgcagcccagGGAACTAGCAGCGCGCGGGACGGTGtgaagggagagagacgcggactGCGCCCGGAGAAGGGTAATCTACCTCTCGGCTAAGGGACCCAAATAGCAAGCAGGAAAATCGGAGCCTCAGGCATGCAACGCACCAGCGGAGCCCGATAGCGGACACACTCGGCGCTCAAGTGTCCGCTGCAGTGCAGGCCCGGAAGCGTAACGGGCCAGAAGCGAGCCAAGGAAACATCCAAAAAGGCCGGTCGGCTGGGCatgggcggcggagactcagGCCCCAGCCGGCGAGACAAGATGACGAGTGGCAAGCGCGTCACGGTGCACAGCTCGTCGTTGAGCATCCCTCGCCAACGAGACAGCAGGTGCCTTGCGCCCGGCGCTCGGcacgctgcgcggccgcagcctggCAGCAAGTTTCTTACCGCTCTCGAACCGCGAATCAAACACGAGGGCATCCGGCGGCACTGTCACCTGCGACACGCAACCAAGCAAGCACCCCAGCtgacgcctgcaggcccATCAATCGACACTACTCACACATCCACAcgtggcgcctgcggcctcacTGCAagcgggcgagcgcggatTAGCTCTGCTCCCCTTCTCCGCACGATGCGGCATGCCCCAGTGGTCGAGTGTTCCCGGACGCCTCCCCCGTGCAGCAGTGAAACCTCTAAGATAGCAGCTGGTATAGCGGCCGGCCTAGGTTCTCGAATGTATTCACTCACCACCTTACCCTGCCTCCCGAGCAGCTCAgacatgcagcagcgcgcccgATACGGGATCCCAAAGACCGAAGAAGGCGTGTCCTGTTCCCAGACAGAGGGCCTGTCTCTGATGTGCCGCACCCCTTCTCCCGCCCCTGCCCCctcccaccccccccccccccgctcatctcctctgcgtgagctgtggaggcgagacggccggcgcggcggctctgaCGAGCACGAGATGGTAGGCTTTTCGGTTGCACTCACCACGTCCCTGCTTCTCGTCTCTGGAGGTGTAGGCACCCCTGTCAGCGGTGCGCTGGTGTGAACCCTGCCAGCGCACGCGTAGTCCAGCTGGAGGACGTGAGACGCTCGCCACGGTTCTGCGTGCCGGGGCAGACTCAGCGGAAGCTCGTCCAgggtctgcggccgcgcgtaCGCAGGCAGAACGTTTAGGTAGTCGCGtgtggcgctgccggcgtagcagcagacgcagcagctccaTCCTGGCCTCGCGCTCCGTGCTTTGGGCGGGGCGGGCTCAGCAGCCCTGTGCGAACGTTTCGAGTCTGCACTGGAGCCCATGGCCCCGGtccgcgacagcgccgccgccaggcccCAAGGGACAGAGGGCGCCTGCCGTCCGTagcgggaggcgaagagTGCTGCGTTGGCACAGCAGAggcaggaggagggcgaTCTCGCCCTCTTCCGGGAGAAGTGAAAGCCAGGTGAACCGTGAAGGGGCAGTCCATCCGTCGCGATGGCTGGCGGGTCCGCCTCAGGGGCGTCCGGACCGCTGGGGCGTCTCGGTAGATCGTGCTCTCGACCCTCATCGACGACGCTAGACAGAGTACCCGAGGGTTCCAgagcgtctcctccgtcgcctcgt
This DNA window, taken from Besnoitia besnoiti strain Bb-Ger1 chromosome III, whole genome shotgun sequence, encodes the following:
- a CDS encoding hypothetical protein (encoded by transcript BESB_048820) — protein: MGGLADRERGEGDDQTDGDSARPVAPSLGFQGGALGVSAGGDKVPSAPSRRPSSPQGPCASPSLYQSAPSFFPASSFPESAADDPFDSASPSCGSPQASLRSPFSSTAPGSRTSRPISSQASTVALPHCLSPSSSPQKPPEGARGGAVPGFLVEATGYRYLLGGILVYHDECETVPRQPKHGSAPEVVTPPLPAAARHVSQRGVPFHARSSPPAQLTCHESSAGSVPSAGAGARLATSEKQDECPPSRLRGAGWGRPGGGCCCCRGCLWGASRNGSRSAGRHPAALDLSLPASGSPWPRVAGIGDASPSPERAAVSPHAGGAIAPVKAPDRETAGAPRGDGGDALEPSGTLSSVVDEGREHDLPRRPSGPDAPEADPPAIATDGLPLHGSPGFHFSRKRARSPSSCLCCANAALFASRYGRQAPSVPWGLAAALSRTGAMGSSADSKRSHRAAEPAPPKARSARPGWSCCVCCYAGSATRDYLNVLPAYARPQTLDELPLSLPRHAEPWRASHVLQLDYACAGRVHTSAPLTGVPTPPETRSRDVVSATEKPTISCSSEPPRRPSRLHSSRRGDERGGGGWEGAGAGEGVRHIRDRPSVWEQDTPSSVFGIPYRARCCMSELLGRQGKVVTVPPDALVFDSRFESGNLKLAVQNAHQKAEYLLLLRPDANAGAVKTSWFFFSVSMQAHHNAALPFTATFKIANLVKSDSLFAHGMRPLTFSVAEQRDNGAAVWRRLGENVKYYRNWYLKGTDIAGAGIRSSLSAAVPFASYLQCAGAPPALTASTGRRGSPSPGSLAPGVGAGLLQRSGSVGVGVAPSTPTPEAGGPGAGRGPSETGAATHGGAGTRFSTLEFTFTFKRPNDTVYFASGCLYTYSHLLDVLQCIQSQPAAARDALCTTPGGLTCPVLCITNPLPDSLSGSSIRFSPPAPSLGRRRDGRLSPSRLWRAASECGPGRSGAQTSAAATRQRPPGRQRWRALDGDPRSLCFDGRKQGLDYHVAASLLHRGCSPRARRSRASLSVRAEDPVEAAPRRGTADGVEQANTCPFLHLQAHGDVDGSEPRLALATPAPDSRRSLLDALSPSPPADYPWERAREAPLSPRSALSSPLGRPLKLSERCSLCSLRFDAAPSEAGCAGQASRRGGDRRAGATGEPGAQLQWERPSPTGLGSRATERDASEPEANWSPSASEARGCGCAGGTALERESTAEDAEEAEAAGGDQEAPTGGICLGYRENEPEPRQGQASEKRLAAEAPDTRVPQRLRAAHTPRKEANPEAGISALPGEQGRCHSPFSSFASPGRAASFSCSAALSPTRASCMRSSSSSPRGSPAGVPQASSLSTTREPAGAGSLRASLSSPPACAVRLWSPRAECASVVCGSRERPATESRAPPPPSLPSSRSRLASCLPCASLRGRASSLCSSAPASYRLRSSAPVSSSFLPSSPSSTRVHPSPPAPAARAQAAAEASSPRPRRAPLPREVPLCASCRRPLVAPWCRPVLFVSARVHPGESGASWVLQGLLSFLLGPEPRAAALREHFRVFVVPMLNPDGVVAGNSRCALSGQDLNRVWREPDARTHPAIFCAKALLHQAQLDSRALLFLDLHSHSTKLDVFMYCNAEEQPVEPSAGAPGRLTSGLLPALLESRCPWFCRSESSFRMERSKEGAGRVVCGRELGIVCSYTLEASVFGPALSTTWPLAPNSPASGDCWSASDGFSSVRPGLSREQISRNAFAAFPSSSASAAGAAGVPSTAAESLRPRGQSTSPPSSQPLSAVPGSSETLQASSAELSGAEGRLGTAAFSAALTDPAGVGPCPSVSRASRGRRSASDEAAAGAAAGAPSVSSSPASASTASSAGASRLDPGSREKRASSGGPKAARRRRAGRGASLLPPATLSESDASPTQERKPRPTGAASGEGGAGPRPPRRTRGREEGKRVRRRSAASSAGGGLDVPSAGTESRGEQRLASESDCEGRDGRRNAPAAAGLSPGIVEEPEESAAGQRAPCFSGRRRDAHSAARAGVARGPQVAHFVATVARRERTPKSPSREAPGAASRSRAPAGDRIAARDRTNESMDRGLGAGADLGARQPPPASSGGASWFTAAGCAPAVSSVHTPGSELPGGGSGGVSGSPAGVSGVGSRAATRHFEPNDLQLTGYLLGLSLYDCFTVIEQEAPQLLLPPPPQEARGAAVDAATQTSLVSSDEATEGGKTSREREAQRRKKLVRAPGTSAGGEQEAAAQLAGGSGEDAEHDLNREQPQAEGACVKALHAQREGRTSADLESEAPRPADAEAQEAPEQAEAGASQDKIKECPESERTAMSLAALSFDADKGGGSGSVSSTRGDDDTGVIGGTLKPARTRSLNPWRAAPERVEKLASFASQPTAQPFSSPAPSSLPSAPAPVSSAILSALRFLHDQPLGGVPVSAATDGLFAASPRPLSAPQDAYLTGGGVSRHPSTFARSDSRLLVSGCSGKRREGMRAGGKRSCEARGAPGPQSWQPEGDATQDCLPVSRSVKRRPASSGVAASVPKVARKRHEASQPAAAGRAAAGAAGAPLGYMEAGGASTEASMPCSAQRSGRRISSANRGGEMQKARKRNGALRSSLHALDSLTAAVASLFSPSGYGSAGALPETASAAASASFYAQASASTQTHSAGTLSCAVKHLDRQQPEAGSWGRAEDIQGLPQERHALVPSKRQATGTKEALLASRHRMGHTAVSPHLRLLLEQSSQAPAALCREDGSHGDAAPVRGTRVEAASCPGEGEAVVAYRSASRSVEDGVPPDETSPGARFRFPSSSSVPGVHRGRRVSLGDGAFEFWQPAPSNAAFSAFSDSGADASPGLAGRAGGFGGDGSGRASSTRHTGSVSPVVSAGCVSASPSLSIFRSSGSFSALSPASLIRSPPAAGGRTRGTKGKHVRGDRAAAGRGEELSWPPVGTTLAFSSNSRCSSTVEPSQQKRGKCHQTMRSRESSSLSLSGSPLARRPSSQRSPPTAVGGDTLGLQAGRTPRWSESPATQNSVAREYGARDAGDCVGLPFVALRRDGSGKQVTDDAGLFFATGKGIFEAPKPPCVLAKAVSAPSSFSAGLKQKEEAAASGHKTRDEAPLDYHAWMTKSASVGRDQKFGRGRRCVGLTRELAKKGEAGRRRPPVARSAPADHVKEVKRRTPSSASASLAAHSERCTREQRNQVHPEETSRGHSDPCPRASLFSVAD